Proteins from one Myxococcales bacterium genomic window:
- a CDS encoding Rrf2 family transcriptional regulator yields the protein MRKSGAAKKRRNTAVGGDRIAPLSQTAEYALRAMTHLALRADQPALTATELASETHVPVHYLSKVLRRLVAAGLLASQKGHGGGFSLARPASEIQFADVLGAIGEAPVGGRCAFGWGSCDAKNPCPLHPAWTALNDALQGWATRTSLGDIVTQPNLRKRRN from the coding sequence ATGCGCAAGTCAGGTGCGGCGAAGAAACGGCGGAACACCGCGGTCGGAGGCGACAGAATTGCGCCGCTCTCGCAGACGGCTGAGTACGCCTTGCGTGCGATGACGCATCTGGCACTGCGAGCCGACCAACCGGCGCTGACGGCGACTGAGCTGGCGTCCGAAACCCATGTACCGGTGCACTACCTGTCCAAGGTGCTCCGGCGCCTGGTCGCCGCGGGGCTGCTTGCCTCGCAGAAGGGGCACGGCGGAGGTTTTTCCCTGGCTCGACCTGCGTCGGAGATCCAGTTCGCCGACGTGCTCGGCGCCATCGGCGAGGCTCCCGTCGGTGGGCGCTGTGCGTTCGGCTGGGGTAGCTGCGACGCAAAGAATCCGTGCCCGCTGCACCCGGCGTGGACGGCTCTGAACGACGCCCTGCAAGGTTGGGCGACCCGCACCAGCCTCGGCGACATCGTCACCCAGCCCAACCTGCGCAAGCGTCGAAACTGA
- a CDS encoding PrsW family intramembrane metalloprotease → MLSTLISTLLLSLLYLAIVRFVDMNEKEPLWAMLMVFFLGAGAAVVTSLVASNSLLGLSVWASASIKEVVKFLAIGAGVGVLVAYGQRRGWEEFNGTMDGIVYGTCGGLGFGVAEQLVNQLSFASITIPGLEVSQVGSFGKLALSGLSDGVVGAIIGAGFGLASEAKLPALRAIVPVCSLVGAVLADAGYQTLRRGNSLGDSGALRANLALGAPVLFIALVAVYALMQERRAIHGHLDDEVSTGALGASDLPLLKSVIARQIAYAKAFFSFKLGFYFGLRSLHNLQVQLAFAKARLAQESDPARRARVDSEVAKIRAAALAQRRSLGLEGGAS, encoded by the coding sequence ATGCTCTCGACACTGATCTCGACGCTGCTCCTGTCACTGCTCTACCTGGCAATCGTTCGCTTCGTCGACATGAACGAGAAAGAGCCGCTGTGGGCCATGCTCATGGTGTTCTTCCTCGGTGCCGGCGCTGCGGTCGTGACCTCGCTGGTCGCCAGCAACAGCTTGCTCGGCCTGAGTGTGTGGGCCAGCGCTTCCATCAAAGAGGTGGTGAAGTTCCTGGCCATCGGCGCGGGGGTCGGTGTGCTGGTGGCGTACGGCCAACGGCGCGGCTGGGAGGAGTTCAACGGCACCATGGACGGTATCGTCTACGGCACCTGCGGCGGCCTCGGGTTCGGCGTGGCCGAGCAGCTCGTCAATCAGCTGAGCTTCGCGAGCATCACCATTCCGGGCCTCGAGGTGTCGCAGGTCGGGAGCTTCGGCAAGCTCGCGCTGTCCGGGCTCTCCGACGGCGTCGTCGGCGCCATCATCGGCGCTGGCTTTGGTCTGGCATCCGAGGCGAAGCTGCCCGCGCTCCGCGCCATCGTGCCGGTGTGCTCGCTGGTCGGCGCCGTGCTCGCCGACGCCGGCTACCAGACGCTGCGCCGCGGCAACTCCCTCGGCGATAGCGGAGCGCTGCGGGCCAACCTGGCGCTCGGCGCCCCGGTCCTGTTCATCGCGCTGGTGGCGGTCTACGCCTTGATGCAAGAGCGGCGGGCGATCCACGGGCACCTCGACGACGAGGTCTCGACCGGCGCGCTCGGAGCGTCGGATCTGCCACTGCTCAAGAGTGTGATCGCCCGCCAGATCGCCTACGCCAAGGCCTTTTTCAGCTTCAAGCTGGGCTTCTATTTCGGGCTCCGCAGCCTGCACAACCTGCAAGTGCAGCTGGCCTTTGCCAAGGCGCGGCTCGCTCAGGAGTCGGATCCGGCGCGGCGTGCCCGCGTCGACTCGGAGGTCGCGAAGATCCGCGCCGCAGCCCTCGCACAACGACGATCTCTCGGCCTGGAAGGGGGTGCGTCATGA
- a CDS encoding electron transfer flavoprotein subunit beta/FixA family protein has protein sequence MKILVALKRVADPANHNKVKIPASGDKVDTAGLEWQINPFDLYALETALRLTEDGKAPKVRLGEVVAVTLGPVETETNLRSALATGADRAIRVDTTDDALDGRLVALALSKVVEEEKPDLVIFGKQEVDGESNYVGQAVAELLDWPMATFAATVKEEAGGLLVGREVDGGVQSVRVKFPAVMTVDLRVVAPDSVYSLKTAAGFKYPYEEVRFAPLPAIMQAKKKPLVVKKLAELVGSATLMSTYVKFDAPPARKAGVKVKDAQELVQKLATEAKVI, from the coding sequence GTGAAGATCCTGGTCGCGTTGAAGCGGGTGGCGGACCCCGCGAACCACAACAAGGTGAAAATCCCAGCCTCGGGCGACAAAGTCGATACCGCTGGCCTCGAGTGGCAGATCAACCCCTTCGACCTGTACGCCCTCGAGACGGCGCTGCGCCTGACCGAAGACGGCAAGGCACCGAAGGTGCGGCTCGGCGAAGTGGTCGCAGTGACCCTCGGCCCGGTGGAGACGGAGACGAACCTCCGCTCGGCGCTGGCCACCGGGGCCGATCGCGCGATCCGAGTGGACACGACCGACGATGCCCTCGATGGTCGTCTGGTCGCTCTCGCGCTCAGCAAGGTGGTCGAAGAAGAAAAACCCGATCTGGTCATCTTCGGAAAACAGGAGGTCGACGGGGAGAGCAACTATGTCGGCCAGGCCGTGGCCGAGCTGCTCGACTGGCCCATGGCAACCTTTGCGGCAACCGTTAAAGAAGAGGCCGGGGGCCTCCTCGTCGGTCGCGAGGTCGATGGTGGAGTTCAGAGTGTGCGCGTCAAGTTCCCGGCCGTCATGACCGTGGATCTCCGGGTCGTTGCGCCGGACAGTGTGTACTCGCTGAAGACCGCCGCAGGCTTCAAGTATCCCTACGAAGAGGTGCGCTTCGCGCCCCTGCCCGCGATCATGCAGGCCAAGAAGAAGCCGCTGGTCGTGAAGAAGCTCGCGGAGCTCGTGGGTTCCGCCACGCTGATGAGCACGTACGTCAAGTTCGACGCACCGCCGGCGCGCAAGGCCGGCGTCAAGGTGAAGGACGCGCAAGAGCTCGTCCAGAAGCTCGCCACCGAGGCGAAGGTCATCTGA
- a CDS encoding electron transfer flavoprotein subunit alpha/FixB family protein, translated as MSDILVVAELTPEGKVRKTTHSAISMAKQAQPTLGGSFSILVLGAAAKAAAAELTGFGAAKVLACEDASLANYLAEHYAPTVAEVGKAYGLVVACASSFGKDLLPRVAARLDAAYAGDCSGVSAEGGKLTFKRPMFAGNVFGYVQLGTAIQVATARQSEFEPAVPSGGASPIEAVAKVAPGTAASRVEFVSLEALKSARPDLGEASIVVSGGRALKEKFFEVLNPLADSLSAAIGASRAACDAGYCPGDLQVGQTGKIVAPALYFAIGISGAIQHIAGMKGSKNIVAINKDAEAPIFQLADYGLVADLFQAVPALVEELAKHKATKG; from the coding sequence ATGTCAGACATCCTCGTCGTCGCAGAGCTCACCCCAGAGGGTAAGGTCCGAAAGACCACCCACTCCGCCATCAGCATGGCAAAACAAGCGCAGCCCACCCTGGGCGGCAGCTTCTCGATCCTGGTGCTCGGTGCGGCCGCCAAGGCCGCGGCCGCGGAGCTCACGGGTTTTGGCGCCGCCAAGGTGCTGGCCTGTGAGGACGCGAGCCTCGCGAACTACCTCGCGGAGCACTACGCGCCCACCGTCGCCGAGGTCGGCAAGGCCTACGGTCTCGTCGTCGCGTGCGCCTCGAGCTTCGGCAAAGATCTGCTGCCGCGGGTCGCGGCGCGGCTCGACGCGGCCTACGCCGGTGACTGCTCCGGAGTGAGCGCAGAGGGCGGCAAGCTGACGTTCAAGCGTCCGATGTTCGCGGGCAACGTGTTCGGCTACGTGCAGCTCGGAACGGCCATCCAGGTCGCGACGGCGCGGCAGAGCGAGTTCGAGCCGGCAGTTCCGAGCGGCGGCGCGTCGCCAATCGAGGCGGTCGCCAAGGTCGCGCCGGGCACCGCGGCAAGTCGAGTGGAGTTCGTCTCGCTCGAGGCGTTGAAGAGCGCTCGTCCCGATCTCGGAGAGGCGAGCATCGTCGTCTCCGGCGGCCGCGCCCTGAAGGAGAAGTTCTTCGAGGTCTTGAACCCGCTGGCAGACAGCCTGAGCGCAGCCATCGGCGCGAGCCGCGCGGCGTGCGATGCCGGTTACTGCCCCGGTGATCTGCAGGTCGGACAGACCGGCAAGATCGTGGCGCCGGCCCTCTACTTCGCCATCGGCATCTCCGGAGCCATCCAGCACATTGCCGGCATGAAGGGCAGCAAGAACATCGTCGCGATCAACAAGGACGCCGAGGCGCCCATCTTCCAGCTCGCGGACTACGGCCTGGTCGCGGATCTCTTCCAGGCGGTCCCGGCGCTGGTCGAAGAGCTCGCAAAACACAAAGCCACCAAAGGCTGA
- a CDS encoding zinc-ribbon domain-containing protein, translated as MNFCPQCRSQLDANARFCVNCGHTLPAQPPAGPAGGPRPFAGAPGYAPPAQPQYGAPPAQPQYGAPPAQPQYGAPPGPPGYGPPPGPPGYGPQPVPPPTDDDGGGMKVLGGCGVAGCLGAGFAVLMGIGLIFVFVMMVGSSSSSSSGSPSSGPGGEVPTSGSARDLIRSQVGIFKLVCTTPLEKVPAGVIDSIGAVYVTPSGNKVINVLLVYPSDSVAQERINNVFATTVSSLKPGQKVTRGNVTDSSGAVRGSIVAVTGANPESFYWNNRKIVVIVEGPPPYAKAFESSAPY; from the coding sequence ATGAACTTCTGTCCCCAGTGTCGCTCTCAGCTCGATGCCAACGCCCGCTTCTGCGTGAACTGCGGACACACGCTGCCCGCCCAGCCGCCGGCTGGGCCTGCTGGCGGCCCGCGGCCCTTTGCGGGCGCGCCGGGTTACGCGCCTCCCGCACAACCACAGTACGGTGCGCCGCCTGCGCAACCGCAGTACGGCGCTCCGCCTGCACAACCGCAGTACGGTGCTCCGCCTGGTCCTCCTGGCTACGGTCCACCGCCCGGGCCTCCGGGTTACGGCCCACAACCGGTCCCCCCTCCGACGGACGACGACGGCGGTGGCATGAAGGTGCTTGGCGGTTGCGGCGTCGCAGGCTGTCTGGGAGCGGGCTTCGCCGTGCTGATGGGCATCGGGCTCATCTTCGTGTTCGTGATGATGGTCGGCTCGTCCTCGTCATCGAGCAGCGGTTCGCCGTCGTCCGGTCCGGGCGGCGAAGTCCCGACCAGCGGCTCAGCGCGGGATCTGATCCGTTCGCAGGTTGGCATCTTCAAGCTCGTCTGCACCACACCCCTCGAGAAGGTGCCGGCGGGAGTCATCGACAGCATCGGCGCCGTCTACGTCACGCCGAGTGGCAACAAGGTGATCAACGTGCTGCTCGTTTATCCGTCTGATTCAGTGGCACAGGAGCGAATCAACAACGTGTTCGCCACCACGGTCTCCAGCCTGAAGCCGGGCCAGAAGGTGACCCGGGGCAACGTCACCGACAGCTCCGGCGCCGTGCGCGGCAGCATCGTCGCGGTCACCGGCGCGAACCCCGAGTCGTTCTACTGGAACAACCGCAAGATCGTGGTGATCGTGGAGGGCCCGCCGCCCTACGCCAAGGCCTTCGAATCGAGCGCTCCGTATTGA
- a CDS encoding Crp/Fnr family transcriptional regulator: MGVREFIERAQALSGADSGLLDRMATSSTSRTLDRGELLWRAGDVAKSLTVIKSGLVKVVRPAARGRASICGIFGPPDTVGDLAVLRGIPYPADAVVATEHATVISIPSNLVTDPSGTGPQLAMSMACAMHTKLTALHDKVEVLSAGSVESRLATLLLKLYERFGDDFDDGSHSIPVALSRRELAELVATSFETAIRVMTRWEREGVLATTHHGFTLHKLEALRAAGGGDGLEALAR; the protein is encoded by the coding sequence ATGGGCGTCCGGGAGTTCATCGAGCGTGCGCAGGCGCTGTCCGGCGCTGACTCGGGCCTGCTGGACCGGATGGCGACCTCGTCGACCAGCCGAACGCTCGATCGGGGTGAGCTGCTCTGGCGGGCGGGCGACGTCGCCAAGTCGTTGACCGTGATCAAGAGCGGTCTCGTCAAGGTCGTGCGCCCCGCAGCGCGCGGCCGCGCCTCCATCTGCGGCATCTTCGGTCCGCCGGACACGGTGGGCGACCTCGCCGTCCTCCGAGGCATCCCCTACCCGGCCGACGCCGTGGTCGCGACTGAACACGCCACGGTGATCTCGATCCCGAGCAACCTCGTCACCGACCCCTCGGGGACCGGTCCGCAGCTCGCGATGTCGATGGCCTGCGCAATGCACACCAAGCTGACGGCGCTTCACGACAAGGTCGAAGTGCTGTCCGCGGGTTCGGTCGAGTCGCGACTGGCAACACTCTTGCTGAAGCTCTACGAGCGCTTCGGCGACGACTTCGATGATGGCTCTCACAGCATCCCGGTCGCGCTCTCGCGTCGAGAGCTCGCCGAGCTGGTCGCCACCAGCTTCGAGACCGCCATCCGGGTCATGACCCGCTGGGAGCGCGAGGGTGTGCTCGCGACCACACACCACGGCTTCACGCTCCACAAGCTGGAGGCACTGCGCGCAGCCGGCGGCGGCGACGGGCTCGAAGCCCTGGCCCGCTGA
- a CDS encoding patatin-like phospholipase family protein, with protein sequence MAESPRIALCLPGGGATGAMFQIGALAALEDGLQGLAERGFDLYLGTNGGASVAAVLAAGQAPARMYRAFLDPVDQYFPLERKHILKMDFDAWRRTLVSGWQALRHGTSSLISRAPAPSPAALWEELDRFYDTLPAGLFSLEAYERFLEDFFVRRGIPNSFHGMPRPLRIMAHDLDSGEQVAFGAKGFDHVPVTRACIATMAVSPIFSPVRIADRWYIDAGAAEASHLDLAVGEGAELIVVVSPMVPVRAQAVPTGHGLKGSLRDKGLMWVMNQSIRIGMHRQLHESLTRVVASGAADVLLIEPDPTDAMLLMHNPASFAARRKILEHAYRSTRTQIDTWVEMRHPVLERGQFRPRPRADGAD encoded by the coding sequence ATGGCAGAGAGCCCACGCATCGCGCTGTGTCTCCCGGGCGGCGGGGCCACCGGTGCGATGTTTCAGATCGGTGCGCTGGCGGCGCTCGAGGATGGGCTGCAAGGGCTCGCGGAGCGGGGATTTGACCTGTATTTGGGCACCAACGGCGGTGCGAGCGTCGCCGCCGTGCTCGCCGCGGGGCAGGCTCCGGCGCGCATGTATCGGGCCTTTCTCGACCCGGTCGATCAGTATTTTCCCCTCGAACGCAAGCACATCCTGAAGATGGATTTCGACGCCTGGCGGCGCACGCTGGTGAGCGGCTGGCAGGCGCTTCGCCACGGCACGAGCAGCCTGATCTCGCGCGCGCCCGCGCCGTCGCCTGCCGCGCTCTGGGAGGAGCTCGACCGGTTCTACGACACGCTGCCCGCCGGGCTTTTTTCCCTCGAGGCGTACGAACGTTTCCTCGAGGACTTCTTCGTGCGTCGCGGCATCCCCAACTCGTTTCACGGCATGCCTCGCCCGCTCAGGATCATGGCCCACGATCTCGACTCGGGTGAGCAGGTGGCGTTCGGGGCGAAGGGCTTCGATCACGTCCCGGTCACGCGCGCGTGCATCGCCACGATGGCCGTGTCTCCGATCTTCTCGCCGGTGCGCATCGCCGATCGCTGGTACATCGACGCTGGGGCTGCCGAGGCGTCACACCTGGATCTCGCCGTGGGCGAGGGGGCAGAGCTGATCGTGGTCGTCAGCCCCATGGTGCCGGTGCGTGCACAGGCCGTCCCGACCGGGCACGGGCTCAAGGGGAGCCTGCGGGACAAGGGGCTGATGTGGGTGATGAACCAGTCCATTCGCATCGGCATGCACCGCCAGCTGCACGAGTCCCTGACGCGCGTCGTTGCGAGCGGGGCTGCGGACGTGCTCCTGATCGAGCCGGACCCCACGGATGCCATGTTGCTGATGCACAACCCCGCGAGCTTCGCGGCGCGGCGCAAGATCCTGGAGCACGCCTATCGCTCCACCCGGACTCAGATCGATACCTGGGTGGAGATGCGACACCCCGTCCTCGAGCGTGGCCAGTTTCGGCCGCGCCCCCGCGCGGACGGGGCCGACTGA
- a CDS encoding J domain-containing protein, protein MQNYYELLGVPRDASQREIAKAYRRRAVVHHRSKVIQLKDHLDLMAEACATLSDPERRKLYDEERWGYPTALRNQDERDRREGRVRAALARELGRISLRRSELAVAANADQMHALATEHDLREARDARARRRRDHLQRAAALLVLVGLAALLWLLVHRAG, encoded by the coding sequence ATGCAGAACTACTACGAGCTCCTCGGCGTCCCTCGCGACGCCTCCCAGCGCGAGATCGCCAAGGCCTACCGCCGCCGCGCAGTCGTCCACCACCGCAGCAAGGTCATCCAGCTGAAGGATCACCTCGACCTGATGGCCGAAGCCTGCGCCACCCTGTCCGATCCGGAACGACGCAAGCTCTACGACGAGGAACGCTGGGGGTACCCGACCGCGCTGCGCAACCAGGACGAGCGCGACCGGCGCGAGGGTCGGGTGCGCGCTGCTCTCGCGCGTGAGCTGGGCAGGATTTCCCTTCGGCGGAGTGAGCTCGCCGTGGCCGCCAACGCCGATCAGATGCACGCCCTCGCCACGGAGCACGATCTGCGCGAAGCGCGGGATGCCCGTGCGCGGCGGCGCCGGGATCACCTGCAACGAGCCGCAGCACTGCTGGTGCTCGTCGGGCTTGCCGCGCTGCTCTGGCTGCTCGTGCACCGCGCCGGCTGA
- a CDS encoding ribonuclease H-like domain-containing protein, whose amino-acid sequence MSHWLCSVPRPLPHLAFVGSDESEMVFLDIETTGLSPRAAHVTVVGLAFAADGERSAEQYFVDRPCDEADVLRAVARELREFTTVVTYNGQGFDLPFLEQRAALYQLRWPRLRHWDLLPEARRWRRLDGSLPDCRLQTVLAHFGFERHDHASGYEMVLAYHDWLHEQCEDSRALVLDHNADDILHLPDLADALTNPWRRERPPSRA is encoded by the coding sequence ATGTCGCACTGGCTCTGCAGCGTCCCTCGCCCACTCCCTCACCTCGCCTTCGTCGGCAGCGACGAGAGCGAGATGGTCTTCCTGGACATCGAGACCACCGGGCTCTCACCGCGCGCCGCACACGTCACCGTCGTCGGGCTCGCGTTTGCTGCCGACGGTGAGCGCTCCGCCGAGCAATACTTCGTGGACCGCCCATGCGATGAAGCAGACGTGCTTCGCGCCGTCGCCCGCGAGCTCCGAGAATTCACCACCGTCGTCACCTACAACGGCCAAGGCTTCGACCTGCCCTTCCTCGAGCAGCGCGCGGCGCTCTACCAGCTCCGCTGGCCGCGGCTGCGGCACTGGGACCTCTTGCCCGAGGCGCGGCGCTGGCGACGGCTCGACGGGTCGCTCCCGGACTGCAGACTGCAGACGGTCCTCGCTCACTTCGGCTTCGAGCGCCACGACCACGCGAGCGGCTACGAGATGGTCCTCGCCTACCACGATTGGCTGCACGAACAGTGTGAGGACTCCCGGGCGCTGGTCCTCGATCACAACGCCGACGACATCCTGCACCTGCCGGATCTGGCCGATGCCCTCACCAATCCATGGCGACGCGAGCGACCGCCCAGCCGGGCATGA
- a CDS encoding TIGR04053 family radical SAM/SPASM domain-containing protein, which produces MAKFDDHPFIAIWETTQACDLVCKHCRACAKAAPDPRELTTAEGKRLLDSLAEAHVPLAILTGGDPAKRPDLIELVRHGKARGLIMGLTPSATPLVTPELIAALADAGLSRLAISVDSPDAELHDAFRGVPGSFELSLRILSDAKRAGIGTQINTSITASNVHLIAEMAELVREVGVALWSVFFVVPTGRAGVKMLPSPEAVEVALEQLADIAERESFAVKTTAAPHYRRVLAQRKKANGASAEQGTRGKQGLRVNDGRGFLFVSHLGEVFPSGFLPIPCGNVRDTEVMQIYREHPVFQELRDPDALGGKCGACEYRQLCGGSRARSHAITGDHLDWDPLCAFVPEGYAEQFEQDLLLRARAEKSSLNVLEG; this is translated from the coding sequence ATGGCCAAGTTCGACGACCACCCCTTCATTGCGATCTGGGAGACCACCCAGGCTTGTGATCTGGTCTGCAAGCACTGCCGGGCTTGCGCGAAGGCCGCTCCCGATCCGCGGGAGCTCACCACCGCCGAGGGCAAGCGCCTGCTCGACAGCCTGGCAGAGGCTCACGTGCCCCTGGCGATCCTGACCGGGGGTGATCCTGCGAAGCGTCCGGATTTGATCGAGCTGGTACGGCACGGCAAGGCGCGCGGGTTGATCATGGGACTCACCCCAAGTGCGACCCCGCTCGTGACGCCCGAGCTCATCGCTGCCCTGGCGGACGCCGGGCTGTCACGTCTTGCCATCAGTGTGGATTCACCCGACGCCGAGCTGCACGACGCCTTCCGCGGCGTGCCGGGCAGCTTCGAGCTCTCGCTGCGGATCCTCTCGGATGCCAAGCGCGCGGGCATCGGGACTCAGATCAACACCAGCATCACGGCGAGCAACGTGCATCTGATCGCCGAGATGGCCGAGCTGGTGCGCGAGGTCGGGGTGGCGCTCTGGAGTGTCTTCTTCGTGGTGCCGACCGGGCGCGCTGGCGTGAAGATGTTGCCGAGCCCGGAGGCGGTCGAGGTTGCGCTCGAGCAACTCGCCGACATCGCCGAGCGCGAGTCGTTCGCCGTGAAGACCACGGCTGCGCCCCACTATCGGCGTGTCCTGGCCCAGCGGAAGAAGGCAAACGGTGCGAGCGCGGAGCAGGGGACGCGCGGCAAACAGGGGTTGCGCGTCAACGACGGGCGCGGGTTCTTGTTCGTGTCTCACCTCGGTGAGGTCTTCCCGAGCGGGTTCTTGCCAATCCCTTGCGGCAACGTCCGCGACACCGAGGTGATGCAGATCTACCGTGAGCATCCCGTTTTTCAGGAGCTCCGCGATCCCGACGCTCTCGGAGGAAAGTGCGGCGCCTGCGAATACCGACAGCTCTGCGGCGGCTCGCGGGCGCGCTCTCACGCGATCACCGGCGATCATCTGGACTGGGATCCCCTGTGCGCGTTCGTACCCGAGGGTTACGCGGAGCAGTTCGAACAAGATCTGCTGCTCCGCGCCCGCGCCGAAAAATCGAGCTTGAACGTGCTCGAGGGCTGA
- a CDS encoding cytochrome C oxidase subunit II, with protein sequence MGIHAPPADWFKAPSGTERAWIGLALLWCIVLTLAMPYWHFKGKQNSTGEAYTVEPAKFAARVTSFVASNKVDEKGGFPVVEPAPGGDAYLQAQMWTWFPILKLRKGQTYRLHVSSMDIQHGFSLLPINMNFEVLPGYDHVLTITPTMTGDFPIICNEFCGIGHHQMTGKIIVTE encoded by the coding sequence ATGGGAATCCACGCCCCCCCCGCAGACTGGTTCAAAGCGCCCTCCGGCACCGAACGCGCCTGGATCGGCCTCGCGCTGCTCTGGTGCATCGTGCTCACCCTGGCGATGCCGTACTGGCATTTCAAGGGCAAACAAAACAGCACCGGCGAAGCGTATACCGTCGAACCCGCCAAGTTCGCCGCCCGTGTCACGAGCTTCGTCGCGTCCAACAAGGTCGACGAGAAGGGTGGCTTTCCGGTGGTCGAACCGGCACCCGGCGGGGACGCCTACCTGCAAGCCCAGATGTGGACCTGGTTCCCCATCCTCAAGCTGCGAAAAGGCCAGACCTATCGCCTGCACGTCTCGTCGATGGACATCCAGCACGGCTTCTCGCTCTTGCCCATCAACATGAACTTCGAGGTCCTACCCGGATACGACCACGTGCTCACCATCACCCCAACCATGACCGGGGACTTCCCGATCATCTGCAACGAATTTTGCGGCATCGGGCACCACCAGATGACCGGCAAGATCATCGTGACGGAGTAG
- a CDS encoding c-type cytochrome encodes MRVEWQMALVAGVLSLTALGCNKEEKASGAAVGATTGAAAPASADDPKAYFKMKCVVCHGENGGGDGPGGAALTPKPRDFTDATWQGSVKDEEIKKAILEGGASIGKSAAMPGNPDLRSKEALLDALVKHVRSLKK; translated from the coding sequence ATGCGTGTTGAATGGCAGATGGCCTTGGTCGCGGGTGTGCTTTCGCTCACGGCGCTTGGCTGCAACAAGGAAGAGAAGGCTTCGGGCGCGGCGGTCGGCGCAACCACGGGGGCAGCGGCACCCGCAAGCGCTGACGATCCGAAGGCGTACTTCAAGATGAAGTGCGTCGTCTGTCACGGCGAGAACGGTGGCGGCGACGGGCCCGGTGGAGCCGCGCTGACCCCCAAGCCGCGTGACTTCACGGATGCCACCTGGCAGGGCTCGGTGAAGGACGAGGAGATCAAGAAGGCGATCCTCGAGGGCGGCGCTTCCATCGGCAAGAGCGCAGCCATGCCGGGCAACCCGGATCTGCGCAGCAAGGAAGCCTTGCTCGACGCGCTCGTGAAACACGTCCGCAGCCTGAAGAAGTGA
- a CDS encoding WYL domain-containing protein has translation MPRSGPDVDTLHRLWSLLRHVPRSPRRTDTVTLKRRLEEEGITVTARSVQRDLERIGTKFLTLRCDRRTKPYQWAWDGDAPLVEIPGMGVPAAVTFELVRAHLSQAMPRSTVASLEPHFARAREVLSAHTSTRIARWLDKVRVIPRGFPLVPPDVPPRVLDVVYAALLEDRKFRGWYRKQGAKAEKEYVVSPLALAARNGVLSLVCTFWDYDDVSHMLLHRMLRAEPMEEPVHRPNGFDLDSHLIKGGLGFARGEPLRLRALVHHDVAGFLQETPIAKDQKLSAHDAEHQLVQATVPNTMELRGWLLSYGPLFEVLEPAELRQELTATVAAMGRTYRKKVGKKAGSTRRR, from the coding sequence GTGCCCCGCTCCGGCCCCGACGTCGACACCCTGCACCGCCTGTGGTCGCTGCTCCGTCACGTCCCGCGGTCGCCGCGTCGCACGGACACCGTGACCCTGAAACGCCGGCTCGAGGAGGAAGGAATCACCGTGACCGCGCGCAGCGTGCAGCGCGATCTCGAGCGCATCGGCACGAAATTCCTGACCCTCCGCTGCGACCGCCGCACGAAACCCTATCAGTGGGCGTGGGATGGGGACGCACCCCTGGTCGAGATCCCCGGCATGGGGGTCCCCGCCGCCGTCACCTTCGAGCTCGTGCGCGCACACCTGTCTCAGGCCATGCCTCGTTCGACCGTGGCCAGTCTCGAGCCGCACTTCGCCCGCGCCCGCGAGGTCCTCAGCGCACACACCAGCACGCGCATCGCTCGTTGGCTCGACAAGGTCCGGGTCATCCCTCGAGGTTTCCCCCTCGTGCCGCCCGACGTGCCACCCCGAGTCCTGGACGTCGTGTACGCGGCGTTGCTCGAGGACCGGAAGTTCCGCGGCTGGTATCGCAAACAAGGCGCGAAGGCCGAGAAGGAGTACGTGGTGAGCCCGCTCGCCCTCGCGGCGCGCAACGGAGTGCTGAGTTTGGTCTGTACGTTCTGGGACTACGACGACGTGAGCCACATGCTCCTGCACCGCATGCTGCGGGCGGAGCCAATGGAAGAGCCCGTTCACCGCCCCAACGGTTTCGATCTCGACTCACATCTGATCAAGGGGGGCCTCGGCTTCGCCCGGGGCGAACCGCTGAGGCTGCGAGCCCTCGTTCATCACGACGTCGCAGGCTTCCTGCAAGAAACGCCGATCGCGAAGGATCAGAAGCTCTCCGCGCACGACGCCGAGCATCAGCTGGTGCAGGCGACGGTCCCCAACACGATGGAGCTCCGAGGCTGGCTCCTCAGCTACGGACCCTTGTTCGAGGTGCTCGAGCCCGCCGAGCTTCGTCAGGAGCTGACCGCGACGGTGGCAGCGATGGGCCGGACCTATCGCAAGAAAGTCGGCAAAAAAGCCGGCTCGACGCGGCGTCGCTGA